The genomic window tataaaaaataaaaatcgtaattattAGATTTTCCACATTACTAAAAGATATCCGTCAGACTGTATACATTGATTTTCAATAGAAGCGTTCtcagtttattttttgaattttccataCTTTTGGATTCAATAATGTCCTTAggaagattattaaaaattattggggGCCGTGGAACTTTTTTGTTGTCTGACCTTGATTGATTTTAAACAGACTTTTCTTCCGTGTGTTCTGTGTATGTTCAACcagattttctgaaaaatccctatatatacaaaaattgcttgtttaaatatatctaaGATATAAGTGTAAAAGGACCTTAGCCAACAAatcttaaaagttattttttaatgaaatattattcgTGGAGGTAAGTGTACGCAAATACATGCGCACATACAAACGAATGTTGATACTAGTTCAGGCAACAaacatagcatcaatattatttctcagatttctacaaaaatatgcCACTGCGCTCAGTTACCCCAAATGACTCTAATACTAGCCAAATTGTAGCTGCAGTTTACTTCAACAATTGGGCATAATTAATACTGGAAAATCATCGTGCATTTTTACATTCAATGTTGAACAAGCAAactaatagggcttttcatttacaaaatgactCTTTcttgtttcggactgttttcaatcaagtaaagatatatcttctatccttgtgCGCTGtgcgctgcttgaaaaagataaaatatatttaactttcttagattgaataattttttttaaactgtccgaaacaaaataaattcgatGGAAAGGTCTATTATTGCAACTTTTCTTAAATACTTGATTAGATTGAGCTTATTACGAAGTATATGCTGCTGTTTTAATTAGTTACCATGAAGTAGATAAAGCCAAAAAAACTGTGGCTGCCATTtggtttaaaatcaataaaaatgaagtaaaatattctttttaaaaaaaactcattttatttaagttaaaagcTCGGACATTCTATACGTAATTCCCATTAATGtatagaataaattattatttctttaaaaagatTGAAAACAGCCTATGAAATAtctatctttttattattattaattatttattttttaaaacggaTATTTAATATCGTATATGCGCAATTAATTGATATTTGAGatacacatatttaaaaatattttatttattaatacagttgaatgattttattaacatgggaaaattattattaatatattttataaggataTGTATACTTATAATACATATCTAACTATAAAtctatgaattatattattgattttaaataatatttaattgataatgtttaggtaaaaatatttacggGTTTTCTACTTTGTTGCAAGCAAAAAATTCATAGCGCAGCAGCAGTACAAACTGCGATTGTATTTTTACTAAACCATAAGGCGTTCGTTATATATTCCAAaacttattcataaaattaagtaaGTATGAAGAAATATTAACCTGAGAAATGATTCGATTGAATGACTTGAATTCACATCGATTCAtcgatgtaaacattttttattagaagaaacaactagaattttttaatttatgaaaacgaAACTAATATGGTCTACGAGTATAATAGAATTCTTCGCtttggaattttaaatttcatagttAATCTCATGgactaaaatttaacaaactaaattaattgataatcgATTGATTTGTTTGAGTATTATTCATAGTTTCAGTATCGTTTTGATTATTTGGTTTTAGAGAACGGTGGggtttcttcttttttattatttgaaatcgaATCTGTTCTAAATAATCATCAACGTCCATGTTTGTTGGAACATCTTCAGGTGTTAATCGGATAGGCCTTTCCACTAATTCTGTAATTTGTGGTATTTCTGTTGGTTCTGAATCAATTGCATCGATTGATTCCACAAtgttaataattctaaaaaattgcaaaaagttttattgatcccaaattttatgttgaaaaaaatacaaaaaaagcacTTCAACAAAAAAAGCGAAGATAAGTGAAGGCTATCGCGGTAGTCTTTCTAGTCTTAAAGCTAGTTCTtgtataaattctataaataaaaatacttactcATCATCGACACATACCAATAATGGACAACACGTTGGAAATTTCAAGGTTAAATCTTCTGGAACATATGAACAACCAGGTTTCATTTCCAAAGTTGCACAactataatgtaaataaaaaaaaaaaacacgtcactttaaaaattaaattttttatcaatttttccatcGTTGtaggaaaatgaaaaagttttataaaatcgtATACCCAAAAACTGAATTCTAATCTGAAGCTGAGACCACAACTTATAATTTTACTGATTTtctccaaaatatttttgacaaaaaaatcgttttgaaTCAATAACAGTCAATAATTAAAAAGGCTTATCCCTTCGGCAACTTCCCTACAACTACAATTCGACTTCTTTTAGGTATACTTCGTCAGAACAATATGGGAGAGTTGTAGGTGATATAGGTTATTGGAATCCTCTTTTATTTGCttagaaatatcttaaaatattatgacGCTTATTTACATACAGCTTTGTTACAATTATTGGAACGAACGCATCTTCCTGTTCGTTGATTGTTGTTAATTTGCACATATATCCTTCACATTTTACGGTGCTTATCCATGTTTGGcctaaattgtaaattttattcgtTTCTTTAACTTgacaaactaaaaaataattaatcacaACATTATACTTTAGTTACAAAATCTATCAATGTATTTTACAACTAAATTTCTGATTGTGCCCTTTTAAAAAAGGATTGAATTACCCGCacagaatattttcaaacatagttGTCACTTTGCACTATAGTACGCTATATTATGGTAATCTTTATGACAtattctcaaataaaaaaattataaaaaaatttggcataTATTTAGGTTCATCTGATTATAAAGCACATATGTATTGCTTCgacttttcaaatttacaatGACATGAAAATTCTTTACtagtaagataaaaaataaatcaaacaatgattcaaaaaattattttttatgctaaTTCACAAACTAAAATATCCTAATATGTGCCGAATTCAACAACGGGGctattgcatattttttattttcatcttattatattacaaaaaacaacctttaaatataaaataagaattacTTAAAATCACTCACCTGTATCttctaaacaatatttatatcgagcaaataaaataataattattaataatctataaattgtcattttaaataaaatttttttaaatgactctTTATTTTAGTTTAGTCAGAGTTTCTTAATAAGctattttgaaaacttaataaaaaattttgtgattcaACTATTGTATCAAAAGTCAATTATAaagtagtatatttttatttcacaattgATATCTGACCTTGGTCATAAATTgatcttaaaaaaaagttgttttttatcgaattcatgtttgaaaattattgctGATCGTTAGGTACCTAGAAATTCATATAATAagtggaaatatattttttagctaTAGTTTTTAGCtatcatattttaagtataCACAAgcccaaaaaaattgtttaacactGAATTCTATCTGATTTTAACAGCATTTGGTTTTGTATTTTCATtgtattcaatataatttaattctatatatccttatatgtttaataaaatttaagtaaaaatataagaGGAAGGCTTTGATATTGGAAgggaatttttaagtaaaaaccaGGATACatgaattttaaacaatttaacaaaCGTATTAAcagtaatttatatttgtaataaataataagagcAGATTTTAGTCATTAATTTGAAGTaagcaaaagaaaaaagaatttttaatagaattataaaaatgagGCAAAGGAGAAATGACCAGTCTACCCAAAATTGAATCTTTCAATCATGCCTTCATGTAATAACAATTTGATATATATCAAATTCTCGCTTATTGAATaggttttgtaaaattatggtTGTGTTTTAGGAATTACATCGgtagatttttcaattttcacaacGCTGAAAGCaaagggaaaaaattaattttaattaaaataacaaagagAATTATAGAATCTTAGATATTCaaacaaagataataaaaaaaggtcGATAACTTTTTCTAGATTCGATAACTatactaaaatataaacatgAATCGTTAGGCAAATCAAAACGCAAACCATCAAATGAAACTTTATTAAACTGTAAAACAAATACAATACTTGTACAAAAAAGCAGTCCGCTAATAACTGTGCAACCCACTCCCAAAAAATTGTCAGAAAAAGGCTACCCtcgcttttaaaatttcattgaaagcAAAGAGAGGAAAAAAATAGATACTTACTTCTTATCAATGCAAACCAAGATTGGGCAACATTTTGGAAACTCCACGGTCAAATCTTGTGGAACtagagtgcaattttttttggcctTGATTTCTGAACAACTGCAACAATTATTgaacaaattataaatcaatatcaTTAAATAAGGTTCAATTACTCAAGCAACATGAAAATGATAGGGATTCAGcacttattaataattatttgtaattctaATTACTccacaacaaaataaattgaatcatatacataattcgaaaattttcagacatCTGAAGCTCGTGGTTTTATTAACGGTATCTTACAGGAAAGCTTTTACATTACAAAGTCAAGtccaatttacattttaaattggaCTTGATTTTGACGTTTTATATTGGAAATAAgccaataaattttgaatgcagtaaaaatgactaaaaataaataaactaattttaaatattttaaaaaaacgtacaCTTTTTTAACAGCAATGGGAAATTCTCTATTTCTTGCCTCTGGTATTGGTactaatttacaaacatatccTTCACATTGAGTTTTACTAACCCAATTCGCTCCCACATTATGCTTTTCTTTTGTCTCCCAATCATTACAAGCTAaaattagttaaacataaatatgttagccataaataataaatataccctTTTTTCCATACGATACCTTCCGGAACTAGTCCACTTATaccataaataattatactaatAACGCTGATATGAAAAAGTTTCATGATCTAATTTCGTTAgttaatatttgatcaaaaatttctttcgatttgatttattaaatttttatgtattatattaattaaaagtttcatggctaattgaaatttgttgttttttttataaaatattttatgcactTTTATAAGAGAATTATGGCTTACATCTATTGTAATAAAACTttcttatcataatttttccaaatttcctTGAAGCCAatccgatttttttaaatattcacgaTTGTATTTGagtgtatacatttttgtttgtttgtagttCGAAGAAAGAAATTAAACAATCAATAACAAATACATGTCGTATAGGGTAAAGTTATATACCTCCAGGACCCATTGTACTTTACATTAGTGTACAGTATCTTGCCTTCAGTGAGACCAACTATGAGTAGAGAAAGTTAACTAACCAGAAAACAAGTGCAACGGAGAAAATGGTTGTTGAAtgcgaaaaatataaatcaaatttttagcgctaaaagtaaaaattgtgcTTTTAATGTGTGTTTATGTAAATGTATTGTTGTGTTTTCTGATTTAAAGCACATTCTACCTTAACCATTGTTTATTGTTGGATAAATATGTTAtgccatattcaattttaaacaaagtttgAAAAGACGCATTGTCATCTACCTTAGATCACATCGACGTATTGTTCCACTGATCGTTGATTATGATACGATGCGTGTAATATATAAAACTACTGAAGCCACTTGTGgaaagaaaattatcaaaaacgcTGTGATTATTCTTATTTGCTGCTACATTGGACGTAATTTACACGCCAAGTCTTACATAGCTACAGCCAATAACAAGTAACAATCATATTAGAATAACtgttacaattttttacttCCATGTACCAACTACACCAttgtatatatacatgtatagttGGTATGTTAATATATGTAAACAAATGTGGACCTTTACCAGGTATTTTTACGGTCCTGAATGCGATAGAAGTAGGTGAACAATATTGCTCATAGGACCTAGTGCCATTCATAGAAGTTGACAATAGAAAATATCGATCATTCTTTTCgcattttacaaaatatgaaaatatcgtaaaagagatgacaaaaagtgaaattaaaatcatcTAAAGAATACGGgtggtattattattttaaactactagTTAGACAGAAAGTAGACAGAGATTTGACGTCATATACCTACTATGTTTgccataatattattaaagcatAATTTATAAcggtaaaatgaaaaaacatcgAAATTCCCTATTATGTTGCATGTGTAGAGTAACTTTTTTTCTgccaaaaaatcttttttaagagCCAAATACAATACTTGTAATTTAAAACCGttacggtcaaaatttctgcaAATAAAGTTCTATAATATTTAggtcttgaaaaataatttttacgct from Chrysoperla carnea chromosome 2, inChrCarn1.1, whole genome shotgun sequence includes these protein-coding regions:
- the LOC123292794 gene encoding uncharacterized protein LOC123292794; translation: MCKLTTINEQEDAFVPIIVTKLCATLEMKPGCSYVPEDLTLKFPTCCPLLVCVDDEIINIVESIDAIDSEPTEIPQITELVERPIRLTPEDVPTNMDVDDYLEQIRFQIIKKKKPHRSLKPNNQNDTETMNNTQTNQSIIN
- the LOC123293966 gene encoding uncharacterized protein LOC123293966, coding for MKLFHISVISIIIYGISGLVPEACNDWETKEKHNVGANWVSKTQCEGYVCKLVPIPEARNREFPIAVKKVCSEIKAKKNCTLVPQDLTVEFPKCCPILVCIDKNVVKIEKSTDVIPKTQP